GAAGTGGATGCTACTGATATCCATTTAATTTGTGATTCTGCACCAGCAGTTAGAGTTCATAAAGAACTTTATGCCATTGAAAATGCAGAAAAACTTACACCAGAGATTTGTGTCCATCTTGCACTTAGTATAATGAGTGATAAAAACAAAGAGGAACTTCAAAGTGTAGGACAATCTGACTTTGCATTTTCTATGGGAGATTACGGCAGATTCAGAGCTAATGTTTTTATGCAAAGAGGTAACGTATCTTTAGCACTTAGAAGAATTTCATCTAAAATACCTAACTTTGATGTTTTAAATTTACCAAAGGCAATTAAGGGTTTTAGTAATTTACATAAGGGACTTGTACTTATTACCGGAGCAACAGGAAGTGGTAAATCAACTACCTTAGCGAGTTTATTAGATATTATAAATACAGAAAAGAGAAAACATATTATAACTATTGAAGACCCTATAGAGTATTTACATGAACATAAACTTTGTAGAGTTAATCAAAGGGAAATAGGCAACGATACGGATTCTTTTGCAGGAGCTTTAAGAGCTGCACTAAGAGAAGATCCTGATGTAGTGCTAGTAGGGGAAATGAGAGATCCTGAAACTATAAATATTGCGTTAACAGCAGCAGAAACAGGACACTTAGTGTTCTCTACATTACATACTGTAGGTGCTGCTAAAACAATAGATAGAATAATTGACGTATTCCCAGCAGATAGCCAAGGACAGATAAGAAGTCAGCTGGCTACTGTTCTAAAGGGTGTTGTGTCTCAGGAATTAGTACCTAGATGTGATAAAAAAGGTATTGTGGCTGCCTGCGAAGTTATGATAACTACACCTGCTATTAGTAACTTAATAAGAGAAGGAAAACCTCATCAAATTAATAATATGATTCAAGGTGGGGCTGACATGGGTATGCAAACCCTAGATTCGCATTTAGCTGATCTTTGCCAAAAAGGAATTATATCCTACGATCATGCACATGAAAGAGCGCAGGACGAAAAATTATTTAACAGCATGACAAGTAGGAGGTGGTAGTATGCCAGTTTATCAGTATACCGCTAAGAATGTTAGTGGAGAAGTTGTAACTGGAAAGTTAACTTCCGAAAATCAGCAAGAGCTTAAAAAATCTTTATATGATAAAGGTTTATTCTTAACAAAATCAAAAGAACAAGGTTCTGGATTATCTCTTGATAAGATTTTTAATAGAGTTAAGCTGAAAGAATTTGTTATCTTCTGCAGACAGTTCTCTGTAATATTAGGTGCAGGACTTACTGTAGTTGAAGGTGTTTCAATTATGTCAGATCAGACAGAAAGTAAAAAGCTTAGAGAAGTACTTTTAGATGTCCATGAGCAACTTTTAAAGGGAAGTGTATTCTCAGAGGCATTAAAAGCTCATTCAGACGTATTTCCGGAATTTTTTATAAATATGATTCAAGTTGGAGAAGCCAGTGGTTCATTAGAACTTATTTTAGATAGACTTGCAGAGTACTACGAAAAAGAAAACAAAATGAGAAAGAAAGTAAAGGGAGCTTTAACTTATCCTATTGTAGTAATAATTGTTGCTATTGGGGTTATCTCTTTACTTATGCTTAAAGTTCTTCCTATGTTTGCGGACATGCTATCTGGCATGGGTGGAGAGCTTCCATTACTTACAAAGATAATGATGAATATTAGTAATTTTATGGCGAAAAACTTTTTATTACTAACCCTTGTAAATGTATCTGTAGTAGGAGGCCTTGCATATTATTTCACTACAGAGGATGGAAGATATAAATGGGACGCCATCAAACTAAATGCCCCATTAATTAAAAAATTAACTGTAAAAGTAGTAACCTCAAAATTTGCTAGAAGTATGGGTATTCTTTTGAAAAGTGGTATTCCTATTATGAATGCCATGGATATAATGACAGGACTTGTAGGAAATAAAATAATTGAGGAAAAATTTAAAGGATGTAGTGAAGAAGTAAGAGGCGGGAAAGGAATATCAAAACCATTAAAAAATATGAACATATTCCCACCAATGCTAATTCACATGGTTTCTGTTGGAGAAAACACAGGAGAACTAGACGATATGCTTACAAGAACAGCAGTTTTCTTTGACGAAGAAGTAGAAGAAACCGTAGAACAATTAACCACACTAATAGAACCTATAATGATTATAGTACTGGGTTCTATAGTGGCAGTAATTATCTTGGCTGTTATGCTACCTATGGTTAGCGTTATGCAAAATATACAATAATATATAAAACTTAGGAGGTTTTAAAATGTCATTTTTAAAGAAACTTAAATCAAAGAAAAAAGGGTTTACCCTTATTGAGCTTATAGTAGTTATAGCAATACTAGGAATACTTGCTGCTATACTATTACCAAGATTCTCAGGGTTTACTGATAGTGCAAGGGAAAAAGCAGCAAAATCTGAAGCAAAAGCAGTATATACAGCATTAGAAACATATTATGCTGAAAAAGGTAGTTATCCAGCAACTATAAATGCTGAGGGTATGAAAGTAGCAACTAAAATAGAAGGTTCAGAGATTACTTATACTAAAGATAAAGCACCAGCATTTACTATAACAAAAGGGGAAATCACTGCAGAGTGTAATGCTGAAGGAACTATAACTACAAAGAAAGCTGAAGGAAAGTAAGTTTAGTAACAAGTAAAACTGTATTTAAAAACTTATATAATCCCTATGACTAATTCTCATGGGGATTATATAAGTTATAAGTAATGCACAAGTATGTTCTTATGTATTATTTATAACTTATATAAGAAGGTGGGGGTAGAATGATTATTAAAAAGGCGAAAAAGGGTTTTACTCTAATTGAAATTATTGTGGTCTTAGCTATTTTGGGCATACTTCTCGGCATGACGGCTCCTAGTGTATCGAAGCAAATAAGTGCAGATAAGGAGAGGGATAGAGAGGCTCATGAGGTTATGATAAATAAAGCTATAAGACAGTATTATGCCCTTGAGGGAAAATATCCAGTGGAAATTGCTAAACTAAAGGAAAAGAAGTTTGGTCCTAATATTGACAATGAAAAATATATATATGAGCACCAAGAAGGAGAAGAAATTAAAGAAGTGAGAGTGAAGCTAAAATGATGAAGAGGAAAAAAGGATTTACTCTTATAGAGGTTATGGTGGTAGTTGCTTTAATTTCTATTTTAATGGGTATTATTAGTGTCTTTGTTATAAATAGTAGTAGATTTGCAAGTGATAGCAAAAAGAATTTTAATTCATTAAGTGAAGCTAGAATAGCTATGTCTTATTTAACCATGAAAATAAGAGAACATGATACTGAAGGCTGTATGACTTTTAAGGATAATAGCCTAAATATTAAAGGAAATTCTTCTCCTGAAGATACAAAGAAGATAGATAAGTATTATGTATATTTTAAAGAGGGACAACTTATAGAAAAGGATTTGACCATAGGAAAGGAAAACTCCATTGCGAAAATTAATTCTTTTGAAATGGAGAGGGTAAAGGACAAAGATAAAAGAGAAACTCAGGAAGTTAATATTAAAATAGGGTATTTAAATAAGGATAATAAGGAACTTTTCTTAGAAGGAAACCTTACGACTAATAACAAATAAAAGGAGGAATACATAAAGTGTTTTCTAAAAAGATTACAGGAAATATACTTGGTATAGATATTGGTACAGAAAAAATATCCTTCGCTTTAGTGAAGCAAGGAGGTAAGGAAGAGGTACTTATGCTGGATTCCATAGATGTACCTAAAAGTTTAGTAGTAAATGGAGAAATAAATGACGCTCTAGCTATTGGTGCTGAGATAAAGAAGTACATAAGTATTAAAAATTTAAAGCCTAAGGCAGTAGCACTTTCTATAGGCTCACCACAAGTTATAATAAGAGACTTTAAGATTCCTCAGGTTAAGAAAAAAGAAATTGAAAATTCCATTATAGAAGAAATTTCAAAGACTTATAGAGGAGTTTCAGAATCACATAATATAAGTTATAAAATAACTAATGAATCCAAGTCAGAACTAAAAGGCATAGTAGCACTTTGTCCTAAAAATATAGTAGAAGATTATATTAAAGTTGGTTATGAAGTTGGAGAAGATTTAAAATACATAGATGTAAACTCAAATACTACTGCAAAAGCTTTAAAATGCTTTACTAATTACGGTAAGAATTCTGGAAATATAGTCATGGTAGATATAGGACTTCAAAAGTCTACAGTTAACATTATTTCTAATGGTAATTTAGTAATCAGTAGACAAGTTCCTAATGGGGGATTAGATTTAGATAAACTAATTTCAAAGGAATTTAATATATCCTTAGAAGATGCTAAAAAGAGTAAAGAACAAGGATACAATGGTATGGTAAATAAAGAATCTATGGAGACGTATTTAAGAAGTGCTTACAATGGAATAGAACAAGAAATAGGAAATACATTAAACTTCTTCATACAAAATATTAGTAAGCAAGGTATAAATAGTATAGTTTTAATTGGTGGGGGAAGTAAAGTTTCAGGTATAGACAATTATTTCCAGGAAATATTCAAAATACCTACTGTAATATTAGGAGAATCAGATTTAAATAATAAAAAAGTAAAAAATTCAGATATGCTTTCAATGTTTATGCCTGCCATTGGAGCAGCAATAAGGGAGGACTAAATACATGAGGGATATAAACTTTTTAAAGAATAATAGCATATTAAAGCAAAACAATTCTTCAGAGCGTACTGCAAAATTATTAGGAACCTCATTGAAAGTAGTAGTTGTGTTAGTAGTTTTAGGATATGCTGCAGTTTTTGCTATTAACTATGTTCTTGGACTTAGAACTGATATGGTAAAAACTGATATGGCACAATATTCAGAGGTTATCGAATTAAATGAAAAAATTAAAACTTATACTAGACGTATGAGCGATATTTCTAGCATAGTTGAAAAATCAGAAAAAAACATAGTAATGAATTCGGATAGATTAAAATCTATTGGAGAGATAATGCCAGATAATGTATCTTTATTAAATTACACTACAGGTGAAGGAAGTAAAATATCCATAGAAGGTAGAGCTTCAGATAAAGCTGGTATTGCTTACTTTATGTACAATCTTAAAAATAGTAAATTTTTTAAAGATGCAGAGTTAAAGGCTATAAACAATACAAATAATAAAAATGCAGAATATACATTTTTAGTTGAATTAAAGTAAGAGAAAAGGAGGGATAGCATGAAAACTAAATTTAAGCTTGATTTAAAAACAAAAGTATCTATGTCTGAAAAAGAAAAAACCTTAGTGATGGTTCTTCTACTTGTTGTTATAGTTTATGTAGCAAAGACTTTTCTATTTGCATCGAAAATTGAGGAGTTATCATCTACTATATCAGAATATGATAAAGTTAGAAAAAAACATACTATGTTAAAAGAACAAAGTAAAGAAATACCTAAACTTAAAAAACAGGAAAAAGAACTTTCTTTTAAATATAAAAGAATGGAAAGACAAGTACCTCCTTATATGTCAGAGGCTAGTACAATACTTATAATGGATCAAGAAGCAAAGGCATCATCACTAAATATTAAAGCTATATCCTTTGATAAGGTAGATTATATAGAAAAAGATACATATTTAAACCAAAGTAAAGAGGCTTCGGAATCTAAAGAAGGCGCAGAAAAAGAAGGCAAAAGTGGAGAAGCTTCTAAAGCAAATAGTAATCCTTCAGAAAATAGAAATACAAAAGGTCCAAAGGTTATTTTAACTGATATGAGCATTGGCTATGAAGGAAACTATGATGCGGTTTATAAATTTATAAAAAGATTAGAAGAGCATGAAAGAAAAATATTTATAAATCAAGTATCTATGAATATAGGGGATGCAAAAGGCCTTAAAGGAAATTTAAAGTTACAGTTAATAAGTTATGCAGAAAATGATGAGGAAATAAAAGAAAAATTAACTCTTCCAGAAAATAAGGGTAAGTTTAACTTGTTTAACGTAAGTGGAGAGGCGATTCAGGATTTATATAGTAAAAGCTATTATACTCCAAACATGGTTCTAAATATTAAGCCTTATAATGAAGAAGGACCTAAATACATATTTTCAGAGTACGGGAAGACAGAAAATGAAATATATAGTAATGGTCTAAGTTCTTCAGAAGGAAAGTTGAAAATAGAAAAATTAGACAAAAATTTTAGAATAACTTATTCCTTAGGTAAAGTTTCTAAAACTATTGAAAAAGAAATAAAACCTAAAGATAACACTTTAAGATTAGATGTAATTTCTCATAAAAGAGTTAATGTAGATGACAAAATGGAAATGAAAATGGAAATAGAAAATAAAACACCATATGTAATAGAAGTTAATGTAGTTAATGACGATTTAGACAAACCTATTTTTACTCTTAAGAAAGATGAAAAAAATGTTGCTTTAAAAAGGGTGAATAGATAAATGAAAAAAAATAAAGGCTTTACTTTAATAGAAGTTATAATATCAATAGCTATAATTTCTATAGTAGGTTTTTCAGTAATGAACATGTTTAATACTTCTACTAAAGTTAATAGAAATGCAAAGGAATTAGATTATGCTAATTTAAAGGCTACTAACACAGTAGAGAAAATTAAAAATGCCCCCTTAGAGTTTACAAAGACTATGGATCTAAGGGATGAAGCTTATTTTAAGGGTGAGCAAGGAGTTATTAATAAGGAAGATGCTGACAGATTAATAAAGAAGTATGCTAAGGTTATATATTACGACTATAGTTGGAACGAAGTATCTAAAAAGAAAGATGCTAAATTTAAGGCAACGGTTAATTTAACTGAAGAAAGATTTCTTGGAAAACCCACATCAGTTAAACCTAAGAAGTATATAACTAACTCAACAAAAGAACCAACTATTTATGGGAATGCCACAGATTATCTTATAATAGCTGTAAACATACCGAAAGAGGCTAGGGCTCCAGGTATTAATGCAGATTTTGAAACCTATGTTTTAGAGGATTTTACCAAGGAAAAATTTAATGAGTGGTTATATTCAGAAGGTGGGCATAAAGAAGGTGGATATAAAGAAGTTTATATTAATCGAATAATGCGTAAAGATGGCTTAAATAGAAAAGATGCCCAAGATAAGTATTATCTTACTAAGAATCTGGGATATGATACATTTAGACTATATGCTTTAAGAGATATGCAATTAGAATGGCAACATGACTATGAAGTGGCTACGGGTGTTGATGGACGTTCTATTGATAGTATTCCATTTTATTTAAAATTTAATAATCCCAATAAGAAATATAATATTGAAGTTTTAAATGATTGCAGTAAAAAGTTGGATATTTATATAGTAGGTGATGAAACTAAGGCTATAAAAAAGAACACTAAATTTAATCTAGCACAGGGGACCTTTAGCACAACCTATTTAAATGAGGGTAGAGTATATGAAACAAAATTTCATGGGAATGTAACAGTAAGTTCAGTAGATAATAAAAGAACTCTTTCAAAATTACCAATAAATCAGTATAGACCTAATTAGGTCTATACTTTTAAGGGGGAACATTATGAACAGGGTAAAATTAAAAAAAAGTAAAAAAGGTTCTTCTTTAATTATGGTGTTAGTTGTAACTCTTTTAATAATTACTTTAGGTAGCGTATCATTATCTATGTCACTTAGCAATGTTAGAATGTCTTCTAAAGTTAAGGGATATAATGAAGATTATTATAATCTTGAGGATTTTGCAGCAAATATGTTAGAAGACCTAGATAAAAAGTTAAAAGAATGTGAAGAACAAGCATTAGATTACTTTAAAAAGGAATTATATAGACAAGAGCGAAGTGATACAAATGTTGAACCTGTTAGTAATTTTAAAAATCCAAGCAGTAATCAAAAGTTTATATATAGTAGATGGAAAAATTCAGTTAGTAAAGCTACTATAATTCCGGGTACAGAGATACATAACACTCAGGCATATGATGAGAAGTTTGAAAAGTTTTTTAATGAGGCGTTTAATAGAATTTATTACTCATACGCTCAGAAGAAATTAGAAGGTTTTAAGTATCCCTCAGAAGAAGAGAAAGTTCCAAATGATATGGATCTTGAACTTACTTTAAGGAATTCCAAGGACTTTAGTAGGGTAGGAGAAAATGATGATTGGGATAAGATGGGGCTTACCAGTGGGGATTTTAAAATAAGTTTTACTATAAAGGGTAAAGAGGGGAAGAAGTTATCTGGCGATGTAGCTATAATACCTCCACATTACAATACTTTAAAGAAAGAACAATATAAAACTCTTAGGCCTAATCCTATATGGACAAATGCCTTGGTAGCAGGAGGTACAATGAGATTTGAGTCTAGGAGTAATTATAATATTTATGGTGATGTAATCTCTATGGAGGAAAATAAAAAGGATACAACAGGAATTTATTTTGGTGATAGAAGTAAATTAAGATTACATGGAAATTTAATCACATCAAACAACATTGCATTATATGGTGATTCACACAATATAACAATAGATAGAACTAGCGGAATAATCACTAAGGCAAAGGAAAAAGTTTTTAATAATAATTATGGATTTGATGATCAAAATAGAGGTATATATCCAAACTTCACTAACCCTAGGCCGCATGAAATAGTGGAAGATAGCCCAAATCCATATAAGAAGAATAGTATACCACTGTTATTTGATGATATTATAGGTGGAAATGTATATTGTAACCTATTTTCAACTTCTACAACAAATGCTAAAATACAAATGAGAAATATTATGGTTAAGGATAGGGTAAAGGTTAATGGAGCTAATAATTCCGTAAAAATTAATAATTTATTAATTGGAACAGGAAGTGGCACTGTTGAATGTATAAATGATCCTTATTCCACAGATATCAATAAACTTGAAGTAGATGGTGCTTATATAGCAGATGGAAAAGGTGATTTAAAGGGATTTGATGAATCTCAAAGTCGTCATATTTATAATATGCTTTCCAAACCTAAACAAATAGATACAAATTGGTTTCCTACCAATACAGATGAGGTTAAGGTTTTAGATAATATTATAAATAAAAAAGCAACTACTCTAGGAGTTGGAGGAACTAGGTCTATAAATAGTTTTGTTAATGATGAAAACCTAAAAACTAAACAAGGTCAGCCTATACCAGAAGCTGCATCTAAGATTAGGTATATAAAGAGTAATGGTACGCTAGAGTTAAAGAATGGAGAAGAGATAAACGCCATAGTATATGGTGAAGGTTCTATAACTATAAGTGGAAATGGTAGCATAAATGGAGTTATTATAGCTAAGGGGAATATTACATTTAAGGGTAATATAAATGTAAAATATGATGAAACGGTTATACAAAATGCTATAAAAGAGTCTCCTTATGCGCAACAGCTTTTCGCACCAGGACAAAGGGGATCAGCCCTTACTTTGAGAACGGATGATCAAGGTAATGAGGTTACTTATGAAAAAGAGAATCTTAATAATAGTAAAGCTATAGATAGAATTCAATCAAAAAGATATAATATAATCAAATGGAATAGAAAATAAGATTCTGTAATAAAAGATTTTCTGCTTTGCAGGAAATCTTTTGTTTTAGACAGAACTTTATCTTAGTTAGATTTAAATTTGGAAATATAAATTACTTATTTTAATATAAAGAGGTGAAAAATATGGATGTAAATGCTTTATTTCAAATACTTATATTTTTCCTAGGTGCTACCATAGGTAGTTTTTTAAATGTTTGTATATATAGAATACCAAAGGGAGAGTCTATAGCATATCCCCCATCTCATTGTACTAACTGTAATGGAAAAATAAAGTTCTATGACTTATTTCCTATAATCAGTTGGATGTTTCTTAAGGGAAAGTGTAGAAATTGCAGGGAGAAAATATCTATTAGATATCCCTTAGTAGAGTTTTTTACGGGAATATGCTTTCTTTTAATTTTCTTAAAGTATGGACTAACTATTGAAACTTTAAAGTTTTCTTTGCTTACTGTATTTTTAATTGTAATTGGACTTATAGATTATGATACCATGGATGTATACACTTTTATTACTTGGAGTGGTATAATACTAGGTGGAATTTTTATAATTATAAGTTATTTTAGAGGTCAGGGAGTTTTAACCTATGTATATGGAGTTTTACTTGGTGGAGGCTTTATTGCTTTAATTATTATACTAACATCAGGTATGGGCTGGGGTGATGTAGAGATTTGTGCATTGTCTGGTATATTTTTAGGCTTTTCTAACACAGTAGTTATGCTATTTTTTTCTTTTATATGTGGAGGAGTTATTGGTGCAATTCTAATAATTACAGGAAAAAAGGGAAGGAAAGAAGCCATGCCTTTTGGTCCTTTTATAGCTTTAGCCTCTATAATAACTATACTTATAGGAGATGCCATTATAAATTGGTACATAGGTAGATTTTTTTAAGGAGGAGTTAGAATATGAATGTAGTATTGTACGGAGCCTTAGGTAGTCTTATTGCAGGTCTTGCAACAGCTTTTGGGGCTATACCTATACTGTTTACTAAGAAGGTTTCCCATAAGGTATTAGATGGTATGCTTGGTTTTGCAGCTGGGGTTATGCTTGCAGCAACTTGTTTTAGTTTAATAGTGCCAGCCTTAGATGCGTCTGGTAACAATGTTAAGGGCGCTTTTATAGTAGCCGGTGGTATTTTATTTGGGGGAATATTTTTAGATTTAATTGATAAGTATGCACCTCATGAGCATCTTCTACAAAATAGGAGAGAGGGTGGAGCTTCATCTCTTGCAAAAGTGTGGCTATTTATTATAGCAATAACTATACATAATTTCCCAGAAGGTTTAGCAGTTGGAGTTGGATTCGGTTCAGGTAATTTTAAAGATGGTATGAGCTTAGCTATAGGAATAGGCCTTCAGAATATGCCAGAGGGACTTGCTGTTGCCTTAGCTTTAATTAGGGAAGACTATACACCTAAGAAAGCATTTTTAATTGCACTTTTAACTGGTCTTGTAGAGCCTATAGGAGGACTTTTTGGTGCAGGACTTGTAAATATTGCACAGCCAGTATTACCTTTTATATTAGCTTTTGCTGCTGGGGCAATGCTATTTGTAATTAGTGACGAGATAATACCAGAGACACATGAACATGGATTTGAAAGAGTTGCAACATATGGACTTCTTATAGGTTTTGTAATCATGATGATAATGGATGTTACTTTGGGATAACACATCAGATTCGAATTTAAAGACTGAAAATAAAATATTTTGTTTTCAGTCTTTTATTATATTGTATTTTCTAAATATTTTCAATTTAGAAAATAAAGATAATTTGAGAAAATAAGAGAGCAAATAAGTATTTATAGACTAAGTTAATATTTTCATAAACTTTTTTAATTATATCTTTTTGGAGAAAACCAAAAAATAGTATATAATGTTTTATGTGATAAAATATACTTAGTAGAAGGGATTTAGTTATAATGAGTAAGAAAATTGACTATTTACAAAAGATATATGATAAGAATCCAGTAACAGGAAATTATATTATAGAAGTTGCTTTAGATAAATATACAGATGTTTTTAACGATTGGGATCATGCATCTTATAAGAAAAGAGATATGGACCCAGACCTTGCCTATTTTTTAGAAGATTGTGCCGATGATATTCCTAGTAAGCATAAATTTGATATTTGTTTTTATGTACCTAAGGAGGTAAAGGACAAAAGGTGAGAGGAAGTAATAATTCTGGGAGTAAAAACATATTATTCTTTCTATCTACACTCAGAATTAAAAACACTTAGACGTACTTACAAAACTATTTTTATATATGTTTTAACTTCATTTATTATTCTACTTACAAAGATGTTTCTAGTTCTTATATCTAAGCCTACCATATTATTTAATACTATATCTGAAAGTATGAACGTAGGTGGATGGATATTCTTATGGGAAGCCTTATCACTTGTGTTTATAAATAGAAGTGACTCTGTAACCAATACTAAAAAATATAAACGTTTCCTGAATGCAAAGATATATTTTAAATATAGTGAAGATGATGATATGTTAAAATAAATTTAAGCATATAAAGTCCTTTATGAATTTTATTTCCTTCAATGGTAATAATATTACTAGAATACGATTACCTAAAGGAAGTGATAGTGTGTTTAAAAAAAATCCTATAGAGTTTTTATTTTGGTGGGAAGCTCTTAAGTGTAAAGGAAAGAGAAATTATATTTTTAAAATTGGTATTATAAAGACTGGAGTCATATTTTCTATTATATACATAAGTAGTTCTTTTGCACTTAGATATATTTCAAATAGGTTTTTATTTAAATACTTGTTTATAGGTTATTTTATTGGATTTACTTTAATAGGTTTAATAAGTTATATAGCTTTTTCTAAGCTTTGGGATTTTTATAATGAAAAGTTTTTAAAGCTTAATTTAACTAGTATTGCAAAACAAAATAATAAGTTAAATATTATAGAGAAAATTAGAGAATAAAATAGAGTGTTCAAAGGATAAGTTCTAATTTATCCTTTGGCACTCTATTTTTAAGTTCTAGTATTTACTTTTGTAGTTTCTCTATACCTATTTTAATTCTGTTTATGCTCTCTTCACGTCCTAAAATGTATGCAAGTTCAAAAGCACCACCAGCACTAGATGCTTTTCCAGATAGAGCAGTTCTAATAGGCCATAACATTTGTCCGTTTTTAATACCAAGCTCTTTTACAAAGCTTAAAACTGTAGTTTCTAAGTTTTCTAAGGTCCATGACTCTAAATTTTCAAGTACAGGTAAAACCTTAGTTAGACTTTCTAATGCAACCTCAGGATTAGTTTTCATTTTTTTATGAGTATACAATTCTATATCATAATCTGGAAGTTCATTAAAGAAATCTATTTTTCCTGGTACTTCTGTTAATTGTTCTACTCTTGTTTGAAGTAGTTCACTGATAGCTTCAAGATTTACACTTTCTTTTGTAATTATACCCTTATAGAAATCAAGAGCCATTTTGTGGAATTCCTCTTTAGGTAATGCTTTTATATATTCACCATTCATCCATCTAAATTTCGGCATATCAAAAACTGCAGGAGCTTTATTAATATTTCTATAGTCAAAAGCTTCTATTAATTCTTTAAGGCTAAATAACTCTCTATTATCACCAGGGTTCCAGCCAAGTAATGCTACAAAGTTAACTATAGCTTCGGTTAAGAAACCTTGTTCTACTAAGTCTTCATAAGAAGAGTGGCCACTTCTTTTACTTAATTTTTGATGTTCTTCATTTGTAATAAGTGGGCAATGAACATATGTAGGAATATCCCATCCAAAAGCTTCATAGAGCCTATTGTACTTAGGTGTTGAGGATAAGTATTCATTTCCTCTAACCACATGAGTTATTTCCATTAAATGGTCATCGATTACATTTGCAAAATTAT
The nucleotide sequence above comes from Hathewaya histolytica. Encoded proteins:
- a CDS encoding DUF2572 family protein, with product MNRVKLKKSKKGSSLIMVLVVTLLIITLGSVSLSMSLSNVRMSSKVKGYNEDYYNLEDFAANMLEDLDKKLKECEEQALDYFKKELYRQERSDTNVEPVSNFKNPSSNQKFIYSRWKNSVSKATIIPGTEIHNTQAYDEKFEKFFNEAFNRIYYSYAQKKLEGFKYPSEEEKVPNDMDLELTLRNSKDFSRVGENDDWDKMGLTSGDFKISFTIKGKEGKKLSGDVAIIPPHYNTLKKEQYKTLRPNPIWTNALVAGGTMRFESRSNYNIYGDVISMEENKKDTTGIYFGDRSKLRLHGNLITSNNIALYGDSHNITIDRTSGIITKAKEKVFNNNYGFDDQNRGIYPNFTNPRPHEIVEDSPNPYKKNSIPLLFDDIIGGNVYCNLFSTSTTNAKIQMRNIMVKDRVKVNGANNSVKINNLLIGTGSGTVECINDPYSTDINKLEVDGAYIADGKGDLKGFDESQSRHIYNMLSKPKQIDTNWFPTNTDEVKVLDNIINKKATTLGVGGTRSINSFVNDENLKTKQGQPIPEAASKIRYIKSNGTLELKNGEEINAIVYGEGSITISGNGSINGVIIAKGNITFKGNINVKYDETVIQNAIKESPYAQQLFAPGQRGSALTLRTDDQGNEVTYEKENLNNSKAIDRIQSKRYNIIKWNRK
- a CDS encoding prepilin peptidase; the encoded protein is MDVNALFQILIFFLGATIGSFLNVCIYRIPKGESIAYPPSHCTNCNGKIKFYDLFPIISWMFLKGKCRNCREKISIRYPLVEFFTGICFLLIFLKYGLTIETLKFSLLTVFLIVIGLIDYDTMDVYTFITWSGIILGGIFIIISYFRGQGVLTYVYGVLLGGGFIALIIILTSGMGWGDVEICALSGIFLGFSNTVVMLFFSFICGGVIGAILIITGKKGRKEAMPFGPFIALASIITILIGDAIINWYIGRFF
- a CDS encoding ZIP family metal transporter, which produces MNVVLYGALGSLIAGLATAFGAIPILFTKKVSHKVLDGMLGFAAGVMLAATCFSLIVPALDASGNNVKGAFIVAGGILFGGIFLDLIDKYAPHEHLLQNRREGGASSLAKVWLFIIAITIHNFPEGLAVGVGFGSGNFKDGMSLAIGIGLQNMPEGLAVALALIREDYTPKKAFLIALLTGLVEPIGGLFGAGLVNIAQPVLPFILAFAAGAMLFVISDEIIPETHEHGFERVATYGLLIGFVIMMIMDVTLG
- the gltX gene encoding glutamate--tRNA ligase — its product is MSKKVRTRYAPSPTGRMHVGNLRTALYAYLIAKHENGDFLLRIEDTDQERFVEGAIDIIYRTLEDTGLIHDEGPDKDKGYGPYVQSERRDIYLKYAKQLVESGKAYYCFCSKERLDDLRAESEAKKEQFKYDKHCVSLSKEEIDENLKKGLPYVIRQNNPMEGTTTFHDEIYGDITIDNSELDDMILIKSDGLPTYNFANVIDDHLMEITHVVRGNEYLSSTPKYNRLYEAFGWDIPTYVHCPLITNEEHQKLSKRSGHSSYEDLVEQGFLTEAIVNFVALLGWNPGDNRELFSLKELIEAFDYRNINKAPAVFDMPKFRWMNGEYIKALPKEEFHKMALDFYKGIITKESVNLEAISELLQTRVEQLTEVPGKIDFFNELPDYDIELYTHKKMKTNPEVALESLTKVLPVLENLESWTLENLETTVLSFVKELGIKNGQMLWPIRTALSGKASSAGGAFELAYILGREESINRIKIGIEKLQK